The genomic region ACGTTCTCGAAGCCGATGCGCAGGCTCTGTATGAGCTCTGGCGCCATCGGTAGGAGCCTGGGCCAGCTATTTGCTGCCCAGGTAGTACCAGGGAGGGCGGATAGCTCTGTTGGCTCGACGCCTGCGTGGGGAGAACGGGCCGAATCCCGCCTGGGCATTGTCAATCCGGGCTTGGACGCTGCTATGCGCAGATACATTGCCCAGTCAAGAAGATACGGATGACGGGGCTGTTGAGGCCCGGAAGGACGATGGTCTAGGTATGAGCGACGTGACTAAAGCCAGTTTGCGGCAAATGCCGGGTGGAGCATGGCAGTTGTGGGTGCCAAAGGGTTCGGCAGGCGCGTTGATTAAGGAACTCGAAGCCACAGCTCCCGGCGTGCTGCCATCCTCTGCTGATCGCACAGCTGTTCTTGCTTCACTCGGTTACCGTCCAGCTGACTCCGCATCTTCCGCCTCGGGCTGGGCGTGGCAGGAGATCGAAACTCGCGGTGGCGTCCTGCAGCTCGTTGGCCAAGCTGCTGTGGTTGCGCTGGAAGGAGCAGAGACTCCAAAGAGTCCGTCTCGGCTTGCCGTGGCACACCGGAAGGAGCCGCTGACGTCGGAAGAGCTGGACGACCTGCTCGGCCCGGTGGCGGCCGGATGGCCGGCACTGGGGCTGACAGTGTGGCGCGGCGGCATCCTCCGGTACATGGCCGATCAACAGGTGAAGGTATTCCATGGCCGTGAACTGATCGGCTTCACCGAGCAGTCCCCTACCGTTCCTGATCAGCGTATTTACAATGCCGTGGTACATATCGACCACGAGGGCCTGCCGTATGGCGGCAGCTTTCCACCTGGCGTCATTCCCGTTGACCCCGTGAGGGCTCAAGCCGAGAAGAAAGCTCGCCTCAACTCCTGATTTTCTGCGAGTGACCGAACGGCACCACACGGCCGGTCACTGGTCAAGGCGCTCCCTCGCCCCCTGGTGTGCTCGGGAGCCGTGACTGAACGCTTCGCTTGGCCAGTTGGGTGCCAGCTGACCAGGCCCATGGTCACAGCCGCTGCCCGGGTGCCCACCGCGGGGAGAGAGCGTTTCGATCTGGCATTCTTCATACGCGGGCGCTGCGACTCTTGCACGCTCGAAATCTCTGCGAGGAGTGAGTCTGATGGCGAAGCGGGGCACCGACCACTGGAGTGAAACCTACTGTGATCGACGCTTCCACCCTCCACACCTGACGGGCCTGCCCTACTGGTTCTACTGCCGACTTAAACCGGGCCACGACGGAGACTGCGACTGCGAAGCGGCCCACGAAGAGATGAGCACGACGGACTGAAGTTCATAAGATCGTGTCCTATGTGGTGAGGCGGACATTGAGGTCGTCATGGGGTGGGGTACGTGGAGTTGGATTGTTCCGGAAGGGCTGTGGGAGATCGCGAAGCCGCTGATCCCGCCCTCTCGGGTGCGGCCGCAGGGCGGAGGGACGCAGGACACACCCGATGAGACCCTGTTCGCCGCGATCATCTATGTCTTGGTCAGTGGCTGCGCCTGGCGGGCCTTGCCGCCCTGTTTCGGCATATCGAAGTCCACGGCCCATCGCCGGTTCCTGATCTGGTCGCGCGCCGGGGTGTGGGGCCCACCACCAGAGCCGAGGCGATGGTCTACTGATCGATGGCGATGCTCATGACCCGCCGCCTGGCCCGGACACGCCCGCGGCGAGCGTGAACCGGCCCGGCTGCCGCTCGGCCAGCCAGCCGCGCAGCACCAGGCGCTTCGCCTTCGACCGCAGTGCCTCCACCTCGCCGGCACCGCATCCATCTCGAACAAGACGGCCATCTCCTGGCGGGTCAGAGGCCCTTGATGGAGACGATGGCAGTCCGCGAGTGCCTGCCCGATGCGCTGGCAGTCCACCGACAGCACCGACCAGCCCAGTCCCTCACGCCACATGGGCACCTGCGACGTCGGCTTCGCGGCCGTCGTCACCGACGGTGTCTCCTCAGTCCGCTCAGTCTGGTCGTGATCTTCGGGCTCGTTGACCGGGTCCAGCACCTCGCCGACCCCGGACCGGGCGATGACCCACTCTTTCCAATCCCACTCGGCCACGGCCAGTTCGGCCTGGACGCGGTCGGCTTCCTCCCGCAGTTCGTCCACCCGACGGCGGGCAGCGAGCTCGAGCTGTTCCAGCAATCCCACGACCGACGGCATCCACGGCCTCCCCAGGAACGATGACAGGACAGGTCACCACTCCCACGGGTTCGTCGACCCTATGCCTGCCCAGCTACAACGCCGCCCTCAGGTTCGGTACGACAACAGCCGCTTACGGTGGCGCTGTTCAGGAGTCGTCTTGAACCTGCTACCTGGCTGTGAAGCTTCTCGTCACTCCCCAAAACTGTTCGCTCGTCGAGCAGCTGGGCGGGGTAGGCGCGGCTGCGGGTCTGCGGGCAGTGGGAGACGGAAGCGGTGGTTACGCGGCCCCTGACTTGTGCCGCCAGACGGCATGCTCCAACCCGCCTCTGTCGTGCCCGAGCATTGCGGCGGCTTCCTCGTATAGTGTGCGCAGCTGTTCGTAGCGGAGATCCGGAACGCCAGCATCTGCAGCGAAGGAGCGCAGATGTACGTCGATCGCGACCTGTGAACGGCCGATAAGGTTGCCGATGTAGTCGACGCTCTTCGGCCCTACCCCCTTCACAGTGCGTAGAGCGGCGCGATTGGCCTGCTGGTCGAGCCAAGTGTGGAGATCGTCGCGGGTATCTACCCCATTGGCAGCTAGGAGGTCGGTGATGGCATGGGCCGTCGCGACCTTCTGGGCGTGGTTGAACTTCATGGCGATGGCAAGGTCCTCTGCGGCGAGCCGGCCCTGGAACCCGCGGACTGTCCTCGCGTCCGGCCAGCTCGTTTGCAGTTGGAGAAGCCGCGGCCGAAGGGTCGCTTCGTAGTTACATCTGGGCTGGAAGCTGACATCGCAGATGACAGCACCCATGTGGGTCCATCCGCCGGGATGGAGAAACGGACCACCGCCCAGGAGGTGCTGAACGTGGTCGACGAGCCGCTGGGCAAGGCTGGGTACGGTCATAGACCAATGATGTTGTACTGGTCTGAAGAACCGGACGGAATGCGCGAAGCCCTCGAAGGATGGGCGCGGCAAGTGGCGCCGCTGGTGGAGGAATTACGCGAGCGACGTCGCCCTACCGGATCTGCCCGGTGACGAAACCTGTGCACTCAGCAGGGCTTCGGATATTCGCTGCGCGCGCCTGGTTCCCCGCCACGGCAACCATGATCAACCAATATGCCGCCGGCGCGCCAGCGCCCGGGCAACTCCACCTATCATCGCACCTCAGTGACCTACGCCGGTGTCTCGGTCGCCCAAATCTCCCGCGAAGTCGGCACCACCGCGCGCGTCTTGAGCCCCCACCTCGCCGGGACACGCGTCCCGAAGATGGACACGTGGGCGCGGCCGGATCAAGCTCGGCCTCGACCGAACCCGCCCGGGAAGCTACCAGCCGAATTCCATCTGAATGGGGATGCCGTCCACGATTTCGGTCTGGGCGTGTGGAGTCACTCCGATCGACACGCCGAGCTGGGTGGCGATGGGCGTATACAGGTCGGTGGAGACCTCTGGGGTGCGCAGGGAGACCAGGAGGGCGTAGCTGACGGGCAGGCCGATGCGGTCGTTGCGCCTGTTCGCCTTCCACCAGCC from Streptomyces sp. NBC_01267 harbors:
- a CDS encoding DUF6303 family protein, encoding MSDVTKASLRQMPGGAWQLWVPKGSAGALIKELEATAPGVLPSSADRTAVLASLGYRPADSASSASGWAWQEIETRGGVLQLVGQAAVVALEGAETPKSPSRLAVAHRKEPLTSEELDDLLGPVAAGWPALGLTVWRGGILRYMADQQVKVFHGRELIGFTEQSPTVPDQRIYNAVVHIDHEGLPYGGSFPPGVIPVDPVRAQAEKKARLNS